The proteins below come from a single Cannabis sativa cultivar Pink pepper isolate KNU-18-1 chromosome 3, ASM2916894v1, whole genome shotgun sequence genomic window:
- the LOC115711482 gene encoding H/ACA ribonucleoprotein complex subunit 2-like protein has protein sequence MGSDSEVEKSHQKEKEKKKMQALAPIAKPLAGKKLCKRTLKLVRRAAEHKCLKRGVKEVVKSIRRGQKGVCVIAGNISPIDVITHVPILCEEAEIPYVYVPSKEDLANAGATKRPTCCVLVMTKPAKGELSPEELEKLKSDYDQVKTEVSELASTLF, from the exons ATGGGAAGCGATAGCGAAGTAGAGAAGTCTCATCAGAAggagaaagaaaagaagaagatgcAAGCTCTCGCTCCCATTGCCAAACCTCTAGCTGGCAAGAAGCTTTGCAAGCGAACCCTAAAGCTAGTCCGTAGAG CTGCTGAGCACAAATGCTTGAAGAGAGGAGTAAAAGAGGTGGTCAAAAGTATAAGACGTGGCCAAAAGGG AGTATGTGTTATAGCTGGGAATATTTCTCCTATTGATGTCATCACTCATGTTCCAATTTTGTGTGAAGAAGCTGAAATTCCCTATGTATACGTCCCCTCAAAAGAA GATCTGGCAAATGCAGGGGCCACAAAGAGGCCAACTTGCTGCGTTCTGGTAATGACCAAGCCCGCCAAGGGAGAACTGAGCCCAGAGGAACTGGAAAAACTAAAGTCAGATTATGACCAGGTTAAAACAGAGGTTTCTGAACTTGCATCCACACTTTTCTGA